In Pygocentrus nattereri isolate fPygNat1 chromosome 3, fPygNat1.pri, whole genome shotgun sequence, the DNA window AAAACATGATGAACTACATGATTTGAAAAAGGCTGTTGTTCTTTACGTTGTATGCAAATTTaatcatgaacggaccaaaagaaacggcccaaaattacttggaaaaatttctggttccattgacttccattaaaagtaaagtaggttttttccttctcctgtaaagtcactatttaggagatatgaggtttattattatattatatataataataacgatatataaacaatatacgAATGAAATGTCCTTTTGATATAGCACCTTTCGCTAGGTCGCTTTAAAATAGCATTAGCTtatagcattagcattagtcCTAGCGTCAATAAAAATATAAcgtttattgttttgtatttcatTAAAAGGGATGCGATGTGCATCGTGTATATGCAACAATATATTTGATGTGTTTCTATGATTCTATAATGGTGTaaactcatttttaaacatatcaggTGGCCACATTTACATTGACACGTATTTTATGTTATGACTATGGACACTGTGTGTAAACTAGTCTCTGCGCCTGGGCCCCCATACAAAGCTTTGTTTTTAAGGTTTAATGACCATTAATGACCATTTTATCCAATATTTTTGACTCTAGCGCCGCACCACGAAGGTCTCTTGGGGTCTTGTTTATGATGCCATAGGCTGCCCATTCTTTTTCAAAAGcatgtcagaataaaagtcctCTGTTGAACGTGGTGCTGCACGACATGCGAGGAAATCAGAATTTGTGGGCAAAAGTTTTACTGCGGGTTCACAATTAATCACGTAGTTTAGAATTAAAAATGACGTTTATTAGTTTACTGTGCATGTGGGCCTGTGGTTGGACGGTCACACCACCTGACTGAGGTGATAAATGTCTGAATGAGTGATGGTGGAGTTGTAGCTGTGGTTTAGTGAGGTGTCTGTCGGATCTTTCTCTCCTCCAGGCCGTGTATGTGACGTCTACCCTGCCTTACGTGGTTCTCACCATCTTCCTCATCAGAGGCCTCACCCTGAAAGGCTCCGTCAGTGGGCTCGTATTTCTCTTCACGCCAGATGTGAGTGTTAATTCACACTAAATCAGCAGCTTTTAATCCGGAGGTGTGAAATAGCCGGGTCCCCTCGCTGGGCTCTGCGTGCTACAGCACCCGGTTAACGCAGCTGTGCTTTCATACTTTCAGTTTAACTGCTTCACTTTGCTCAATCACTGATAACATCACTGCGGTGCTGGTCCGGACCATTCCACACACCTCAGGCCCGCCCAGGAGAGAACGTCACTCTCCTGAGTAGCGTTAGGGTGaatttgtgagtgtgtttatgtctgCGTGTGTGCAGCTGAACGAGCTGGCGAACCCGGCCACCTGGCTGGACGCAGGAGCTCAGGTGTTTTATTCCTTCTCTCTGGCGTTTGGTGGCCTCATCTCCTTCTCCAGCTACAACTCCATCCAGTAAGTCCAAAGCACCCACACGCATTCTGAACTCAGTCTTGATTGgataaaagtgtaaaaatgcaccaaaaccAAAGGCAACGATTTAATTGGATTGATTAAGTAATTGattataatcaattataatGAAATTCAATAAAGTATGAGCTCAGAATTGGACAGATTAAATGGACTTTGCAGGtttttcaaacataaaaagGCTTTGTGTTGTTTCATATTAACAGTTTTTACCAGTCgcatttaaatcatttgaaaataaagtCCAATTGATTAGAGTTCAATCCAATCGTGGTCACACGTGACATTTCCTGATGCGCTGAAACATTTCATGATCAAACCATTCGAGGTTTATCATTTTGACAGCTGCTGAAGGTCGTTGTGGCGCTTCAGCAAGTGTGTACGTCGTTTCATCTATTAAGGCTACACTATGTatgatttggggatttggagccctctctggtggaaatatgtaactgCACACAATGTCATCTACTGCTGTTATCACATCTTCCTCACTGTGATGTCGATGCTGAGATCATCTGAGGCCGAAACatcgagccggaccttcttttagAGTCTGAGTGTGACGTTAATGCGTGAAGACGTACaacgtggtgtgaaaaactcgaCGCCCCTGActgtaaatgatgatttcaggctttgcaggcgactcacagcagcagcagctcaccCTGTTTTAGCCTGTTTGCATTCTCCTCACTCAGTAACGACacatctttcagttttaacgACAAACATCACAGAGCAGCTTCTAAGAGTGGCATGTCGGGGCGGTCACTGCTAAACTGAGCTTCATTAATGTGGAAATGCTGTGCACACTGTTTTCCGTGtgtctgagctggatcatcagtGTCCTGTACTTCAgcctctttgtctgtctgtctttcagtAATAACTGTGAGCAGGACGCTGTGATCATTTCCATCATCAACGCCTTCACGTCAGTCTTCGCCGCCACCGTCATCTACACCATCATCGGCTTCAGAGCCACGCAGAGATTTGACGACTGTCTGGGGGGGTATGTACCCCCGTCTCACCCTCTTAACGTTTTCAGTTCCTCCCTTAATGCAGTCGGTCAGCCAGGAAGGGTTCGGTGTCTGAAGCTGCTTCTTTAGCttcctgaagaaccatttcaccgtgcGAAGAGTTCCTTTCAGGGTCCATGGGTTCTTATAGCGCTGTCGAAGACTCCAAACACGTCCCGGCTGACCGACTGCACCTGCAGGCAGAGGGACAGCTCACGCTACCAGCAGCcgagtgaaaataaaaacaactgaaCATTCGACACATCTGTCCTGCGTCTGCCCCACAGGAACATCCTGACCCTGCTGAACACCTTTGACCTGCCGGAGGGAAACATCACTGAGAGTAACTACGATTTGGCTCTGGAGAGCCTCAACGCCACTAACCCGGACATCGTCAACCGCCTGAACCTACAGACATGCGACCTGAACACCTTCCTCACTGAGGTACAGTCCTGCTCAGGGTCACCTGCTAATAGACCTCCATAGCATTacacgtccactcactggccactttattagaaacacccaccttctgcttccactcactggccactttattagaaacacccaccttgtgcttccactcactggccacattattagaaacacccaccttgtgcttccactcactggccactttattagaaacacccaccttgtgcttccactcactggccactttattagaaacacccaccttgtgcttccactcactggccactttattagaaacacccaccttgtgcttccactcactggccactttattagaaacacctaccttgtgcttccactcactggccactttattagaaacacctaccttgtgcttccactcactggccactttattagaaacacccaccttgtgcttccactcactggccacattattagaaacacctaccttgtgcttccactcactggccactttattagaaacacccaccttgtgcttccactcactggccactttattagaaacacctaccttgtgcttccactcactggccactttattagaaacacctaccttgtgcttccactcactggccactttattagaaacacccaccttctgcttccactcactggccacattattagaaacacccaccttctgcttccactcactggccactttattagaaaccttgtacttctacataagagcagctctgtggtcagaaagtgaGCATTGACTTGAGGACGGAAAACAAACTACATCAACAgcctctaactgtacaccagcaagacGGAGCTGAAAGGAGGGGTCATTGGCCAGGCAGTGGGGATCCAGCTGCTCTCTGAACCTGAATAAATACCTGAAGTTTCCACCGTGCTTCTCTACAGGGTGTGGAGGGAACAGGCCTGGCCTTCATCGTCTTCACTGAGGCCATCACTAAGATGCCGCTGGCTCCGCTGTGGTCCGTGCTTTTCTTTGTCATGCTCTTCTGCCTCGGCTTGTCCTCCATGTTTGGAAACATTGAAGGAGTGCTGACTCCCCTGCAGGACCTAAAGATCTTCCCCAAGAGCTGGACCAAAGAAGCCATCTCAGGTACTGCACTCAGGTtctccactcagaccagcacaacacacactaacacaccaccaccacgtcagtgttactgcagtgctgagaatgacccaccacccaaacagtacctgctctgtgagggtccatgggggtcctgaccactgaagaacagggtaacagagtatcagagaaacagatggactacagtctgtaactgtagaactacagagtgcagctatacagtcagtggagctgatagagtggacagtgagcgtagaaacgaggaggtggtcagaatgttctgcctgaccggtgtatgtcTTTATTTTGCTGTACTGCTGCAGGGGTCACCTGtctgctgtgctgctgtatTGGGCTGATATTTGTTCAGGGATCAGGGAACTACTGGCTGGCGCTCTTCGACAGCTTCGCTGGCTCCATCCCTCTCCTCATCACAGGCTTCTGTGAGATGGTTGGGGTGGTGTATGTTTATGGTATGGACAGGTAGGTGACCTGATATTAAAGGCCTTTTCAGCATTGTTCATTAATATTCCTGCTCATATTCAGCGCCACTCATATCTTATCACTGAAAAGACACACAACCTGAAGATTTCCTTACTGTCTTCAAACTGCTGGGTGAAGTGAAACCCTGTGCTCTGTGAGCAGGTTCAACGAAGACCTGGTCTTCATGATTGGCCACAAACCCAACATCTTCTGGCAGGCCACCTGGAGGGTCATCAGCCCCCTCATCATGCTGGTCATCTTCCTCTTCTACTTCGTCACCACCATCTCCAAGGAATTCTTCTATATCGCCTGGGACCCTGAATCGGTGAGATTTTACCCACGATGCCTCAGGTGCTCAGCGCCTAAGGAAGTAGTCACCAACGCcttctcctaaacatctccctACCAGCAGCGTTCTGTTCCAACCCAGATTAGCATTCAAACTAAAGGAGGTTAAAGGAACGTCCAGGAGGACGGTTAGTGACCGCTTACCCACCATCATCATTTCTATGGTTACagtacacccatttccatggttatgctacacccatttccatggttatgctacacccatttccatggttacactacacccatttccatggttacactacacccatttccatggttatgctacacccatttccatggttacactacacccatttccatggttatgctacacccatttccatggttacgctacaccacTTTCtatggttatgctacacccatttccatggttacactacacccatttccatggttacgctacacccatttccatggttatgctacacccatttccatggttacactacacccatttccatggttacgctacacccatttctatggttatgctacacccatttccatggttacactacacccatttccatggttacgct includes these proteins:
- the slc6a19b gene encoding solute carrier family 6 member 19b; its protein translation is MGWSTKLKLPNPGLDERILSHAQLEKLEVEEAGERPKWDNKAQYMLTCVGFCVGLGNVWRFPYLCQSHGGGAFMIPFLILLVLEGIPLLHLEFAIGQRLRKGSMDVWRTINPYMMGVGLASMCVSLLVSLYYNTIIAWVLWYFFNSFQEPLPWSQCPVNANRSGFEQECERSSPVDYFWYRKTLNITTDIDQTGGLQWWMVLCLISAWAVLYVCCIRGIETTGKAVYVTSTLPYVVLTIFLIRGLTLKGSVSGLVFLFTPDLNELANPATWLDAGAQVFYSFSLAFGGLISFSSYNSIHNNCEQDAVIISIINAFTSVFAATVIYTIIGFRATQRFDDCLGGNILTLLNTFDLPEGNITESNYDLALESLNATNPDIVNRLNLQTCDLNTFLTEGVEGTGLAFIVFTEAITKMPLAPLWSVLFFVMLFCLGLSSMFGNIEGVLTPLQDLKIFPKSWTKEAISGVTCLLCCCIGLIFVQGSGNYWLALFDSFAGSIPLLITGFCEMVGVVYVYGMDRFNEDLVFMIGHKPNIFWQATWRVISPLIMLVIFLFYFVTTISKEFFYIAWDPESAKFPTLEQKPYPTWIYVIIFILAGIPSLAVPGAAIFRALWKRCCKI